In a single window of the Catalinimonas alkaloidigena genome:
- a CDS encoding acetylxylan esterase, translated as MSSFRFPFLLLILLSSYATLAQEGNYDEAKVPPYTLPDPLRFENGKKVTTLEAWQQRRAEILELAEREMYGRMPGRPDGMRFTVFEESDTALGGKARRRQVRVSFTDDPAGPGMDLLLYVPADANEPVPVFLGLNFQGNAAIQSDPAIRLTESWQYKGHKGVVDNRMTEAARGATASRWPVEMIVERGYGVATIYCGDIDPDYDDGFKNGVQALYPDLQNRGDNFSTMAAWAWGLSRALDYLETDENVDAQKVMAFGFSRTGKAALWAGANDERFAMVISNESGAGGAALSKRIYGEDVDRLNRVFPHWFNQNFKKYSHREAALPFDQHEIIALIAPRPVYIASAEGDQGSDPRGEFLATQAASPVYELLGKKGLPAKKFPALHQPVMGTLGYHIRAGQHDVLPYDWQHFLDFADRQLK; from the coding sequence ATGTCTTCTTTTCGCTTCCCATTTCTGTTACTCATTCTACTTTCCTCTTACGCTACGCTGGCGCAGGAGGGCAACTACGACGAAGCAAAGGTGCCTCCTTACACCCTGCCCGATCCGTTGCGCTTTGAGAACGGGAAAAAAGTGACAACCCTCGAGGCGTGGCAACAGCGGCGCGCCGAAATCCTGGAACTAGCCGAGCGGGAAATGTACGGACGGATGCCCGGCCGACCCGACGGAATGCGGTTCACGGTGTTTGAGGAAAGTGATACCGCGTTGGGAGGGAAGGCCCGGCGCAGGCAGGTGCGAGTTTCGTTTACAGACGATCCGGCCGGGCCGGGGATGGACCTGCTGCTGTACGTGCCCGCGGATGCGAACGAACCCGTGCCCGTTTTTCTGGGCCTCAACTTTCAGGGAAACGCTGCCATCCAATCCGATCCGGCTATCCGCCTGACCGAGAGCTGGCAGTACAAGGGACATAAGGGCGTAGTTGATAACCGCATGACGGAAGCCGCGCGTGGGGCTACGGCGAGTCGGTGGCCGGTGGAGATGATTGTGGAGCGGGGCTATGGGGTGGCGACGATCTACTGCGGCGACATCGATCCCGATTACGACGATGGTTTCAAGAATGGCGTGCAGGCCCTCTATCCCGACTTACAAAACCGGGGCGACAACTTCAGCACAATGGCAGCCTGGGCGTGGGGACTGAGCCGCGCGCTGGATTACCTGGAAACAGACGAGAACGTCGATGCACAAAAGGTCATGGCCTTTGGCTTTTCGCGCACGGGCAAAGCGGCCCTCTGGGCGGGCGCGAACGACGAGCGGTTCGCGATGGTGATCAGCAACGAATCGGGAGCAGGCGGTGCGGCCCTGTCCAAGCGGATCTACGGCGAAGATGTGGACCGCCTCAACCGTGTATTCCCACACTGGTTCAACCAGAATTTCAAAAAGTACTCCCACCGCGAAGCGGCGTTGCCTTTCGATCAGCACGAAATCATCGCCCTCATCGCACCCCGTCCCGTCTACATCGCCAGTGCCGAAGGCGACCAGGGCTCCGACCCCCGCGGTGAGTTTCTCGCGACGCAGGCCGCCAGTCCCGTCTACGAATTACTCGGCAAAAAGGGCCTGCCTGCCAAGAAGTTTCCGGCGCTGCACCAGCCCGTCATGGGCACGTTGGGCTACCACATCCGCGCGGGGCAACACGACGTCCTCCCGTACGACTGGCAGCACTTCCTCGACTTCGCCGACCGGCAGTTAAAATGA
- a CDS encoding UTP--glucose-1-phosphate uridylyltransferase — protein sequence MQPFIETITSTDPHVRNRSFFELSRSLSAKELLTALRELDQFRKTTPNLYEKVRAILFLHAGFRFFRMEANAFPSTGHLPYEAFEDLLGRRFEQAIALGWHDLDYKGPNAALFSLLAESYHHLSFQILADQVRKSVRSSRGNQWMFRVGHQEEHPIRIHPRLLQRQEDSMFYPVLQEQTSVRMDLSHSGWSDIFFLGMDYPEGARVINISIDLGVFGRDKDIRPPLNSYVRVIPDPVIRLTSVDLNATKDVHDLDDLFNFGNDYLSLIKAGVIASGLIPPSFEGTNQSLPEILSRIVAPGMGLELVTKVNDIPKGSRFAVSTNLLGSIISVLMRATGQTQHLEGGLQEHERRLVASRAILGEWIGGSGGGWQDSGGVWPGVKAIQGTLAQEGDPEWGISRGTLLPRHRVLEGDAIHPEFGERIMHSLVLMHGGMASNVGPILEMVTEKYLLRGEKEWAGRQQTNQIFDNILEAIREGDIRKLGANTARNWEGPIKTIIPWASTYFTEQIIQKAKKAFGDDYYGFLMLGGMSGGGMGMFVNPDHYEDYKLRVLDILRTTKHELSASLPFAMEPVVYNWRINPKGTWATLHTGASAMMPEQYYGIHVSELVRKDPASISYLRRAEIDHFTTHCEENNLAYPLLRTIVSNLFKVSDPSSQSNRSVENEKADRIKKENGFDYIQHEEIRTELQKGRIGLSRNRLPAETRIDDVRPEELAHWDALDAYVAPGEAALRTGQVAVMSLAAGVGSRWTKGAGVIKAINPFVEIDGEHRSFLEIHLAKTRAVAERYAATIPHLVATSYLTHRPMQETLTQTGNFGYGGPVYLSPGRSIGQRYVPMERDLRFMWEEMPQDVLDENKQKVRDAVRQTMIGWAKSKGEGSDYVDNIAAQRFSPLGHWYEVSNLLRNGVLAQLLKEHPQVTTLMLHNIDTLGADVHPAALGYHLASGNMLTFEVVPRRIEDRGGGLARVNGKLRLLEGLAQPREEDELNLSYYSSNTTWIQVDALLELFGLTRAELQTADEARLAKAVRSVAQRIPTYVTIKEVKYRWGHGQEDIYPVAQIEKLWPDMSALPDVQCGYIAVPRLRGQQLKDPAQLDAWVTDGSKAYVEGLGRFA from the coding sequence ATGCAGCCATTCATCGAGACCATTACGTCGACCGATCCTCACGTCCGCAACCGCTCGTTTTTCGAACTCAGCCGCTCGCTTTCGGCGAAGGAGTTACTAACCGCCCTTCGCGAACTCGACCAGTTTCGGAAGACCACGCCCAACCTCTACGAGAAGGTGCGGGCCATCCTGTTTCTGCACGCCGGGTTCCGGTTTTTCCGGATGGAAGCCAATGCATTTCCGAGCACCGGCCACCTGCCCTACGAGGCGTTCGAAGACCTGCTGGGCCGCCGGTTCGAACAGGCCATCGCCCTCGGCTGGCACGACCTCGACTACAAAGGCCCCAACGCCGCGCTGTTCAGCCTCCTGGCCGAGAGCTATCACCACCTGTCGTTTCAGATCCTGGCCGATCAGGTGCGCAAAAGTGTCCGGTCGAGCCGGGGCAACCAGTGGATGTTCCGCGTCGGTCACCAGGAAGAGCACCCCATCCGCATTCACCCGCGGCTGTTGCAACGCCAGGAAGATTCGATGTTCTATCCCGTCTTGCAGGAACAGACCTCCGTCCGGATGGACCTGAGCCACAGCGGCTGGTCCGACATTTTCTTTCTGGGCATGGACTACCCCGAGGGCGCGCGGGTCATCAACATTTCCATCGACCTGGGCGTGTTCGGGCGCGACAAAGACATCCGCCCGCCGCTGAACAGCTACGTGCGCGTCATCCCCGATCCGGTGATTCGCCTGACGAGCGTGGACCTGAACGCCACGAAAGATGTACACGACCTGGACGACCTCTTCAACTTCGGAAACGACTACCTGAGCCTGATCAAAGCGGGCGTTATCGCCTCCGGCCTGATTCCCCCGTCGTTCGAGGGCACTAATCAATCGCTGCCGGAAATCCTCTCACGGATCGTCGCGCCGGGGATGGGCCTCGAACTGGTCACGAAAGTCAACGACATTCCGAAAGGGTCGCGCTTCGCCGTATCGACCAACCTGCTGGGTTCCATCATCAGCGTCTTGATGCGCGCCACGGGACAGACGCAACACCTGGAAGGCGGCTTGCAGGAACACGAACGTCGGCTGGTGGCTTCCCGCGCCATTCTGGGCGAGTGGATCGGTGGCTCCGGTGGCGGCTGGCAGGATTCCGGCGGTGTGTGGCCGGGCGTCAAGGCCATTCAGGGCACTTTGGCGCAGGAGGGCGATCCCGAGTGGGGCATCAGCCGGGGCACGTTGTTGCCGCGCCACCGCGTGCTGGAAGGCGACGCCATTCATCCCGAGTTCGGGGAGCGGATCATGCACTCGCTGGTGCTCATGCACGGCGGCATGGCCTCCAACGTCGGGCCGATTCTGGAAATGGTGACGGAGAAGTACCTGCTGCGCGGCGAAAAGGAGTGGGCCGGGCGGCAACAGACCAACCAGATTTTCGACAACATCCTGGAGGCCATCCGCGAGGGCGACATCCGGAAACTGGGTGCGAATACCGCCCGCAACTGGGAAGGGCCGATCAAGACGATCATTCCGTGGGCCTCGACCTACTTCACTGAACAGATCATCCAGAAGGCGAAAAAGGCGTTCGGCGACGATTACTACGGCTTCCTGATGCTCGGCGGCATGTCGGGCGGCGGCATGGGCATGTTTGTCAATCCCGACCACTACGAAGACTACAAACTGCGGGTGCTCGACATTCTGCGCACCACCAAACACGAACTGTCGGCGTCGCTGCCGTTCGCAATGGAGCCGGTCGTGTACAACTGGCGCATCAATCCGAAAGGCACCTGGGCCACGCTGCACACCGGCGCGTCTGCCATGATGCCCGAACAGTACTACGGCATCCACGTATCGGAACTGGTGCGGAAAGACCCGGCCAGCATCTCGTACCTGCGTCGTGCTGAGATCGACCATTTCACGACCCACTGCGAAGAAAACAACCTGGCCTATCCGCTGCTGCGCACGATTGTTAGCAACCTCTTTAAAGTGTCCGATCCCAGTTCGCAGTCGAACCGCAGCGTCGAGAACGAGAAGGCCGACCGCATCAAAAAGGAGAACGGATTCGATTACATCCAGCACGAGGAAATCCGTACGGAATTGCAGAAGGGCCGCATCGGGCTGTCGCGCAACCGCCTCCCCGCCGAAACCCGCATCGACGACGTGCGGCCGGAGGAGCTGGCGCATTGGGACGCCCTGGACGCGTACGTCGCACCGGGCGAAGCCGCCCTGCGCACCGGGCAAGTGGCGGTGATGAGCCTGGCCGCCGGGGTAGGCAGCCGCTGGACCAAAGGGGCGGGGGTGATCAAAGCCATCAATCCGTTCGTGGAAATCGACGGCGAGCACCGCAGCTTCCTGGAAATTCACCTGGCCAAAACCCGCGCCGTCGCCGAACGCTACGCCGCGACGATTCCGCACCTGGTCGCCACCAGTTACCTGACGCATCGACCCATGCAGGAAACCCTCACGCAGACCGGCAACTTCGGCTACGGCGGTCCGGTCTACCTCTCGCCGGGGCGTTCGATCGGGCAGCGCTACGTGCCGATGGAGCGCGACCTCCGGTTCATGTGGGAAGAGATGCCGCAGGATGTGCTCGACGAAAACAAGCAGAAGGTGCGCGACGCCGTGCGTCAGACCATGATCGGCTGGGCCAAGTCGAAAGGCGAAGGCTCGGACTACGTCGACAACATTGCCGCACAACGGTTCTCGCCCCTGGGCCACTGGTACGAAGTCTCGAACCTGCTGCGCAACGGCGTGCTGGCGCAACTCTTGAAGGAGCATCCGCAGGTCACCACGCTGATGCTGCACAACATCGACACATTGGGGGCCGACGTCCATCCGGCTGCGCTGGGCTATCACCTGGCGTCCGGCAACATGCTCACGTTCGAAGTGGTACCGCGTCGCATCGAAGACCGGGGCGGCGGCCTGGCGCGCGTCAACGGGAAACTGCGGCTGCTGGAAGGGCTGGCCCAACCCCGTGAGGAAGACGAACTGAACCTGAGTTACTACAGCTCAAACACGACGTGGATTCAGGTCGACGCGCTGCTCGAACTCTTCGGCCTGACGCGTGCCGAATTGCAAACTGCCGACGAAGCCCGCCTCGCAAAAGCGGTCCGCAGCGTGGCGCAACGCATCCCGACCTACGTGACGATCAAAGAGGTGAAGTACCGCTGGGGCCACGGACAGGAAGACATTTACCCCGTAGCGCAGATCGAAAAACTCTGGCCCGACATGTCGGCCTTACCCGACGTCCAATGCGGTTACATCGCCGTCCCCCGCCTCCGCGGACAGCAACTGAAAGATCCCGCCCAACTCGACGCGTGGGTCACCGACGGCAGCAAGGCGTATGTAGAAGGATTGGGGCGGTTTGCGTGA
- a CDS encoding OmpH family outer membrane protein, which translates to MREATRCVLEANSFLKNSLKPVLYLIIAWLLGMSTYGQTGQGYIDYDKVVRTLPEYEAGQKKLELRSKILEDSIKPLIVHYFDSTQHEVERIVNIHRKMDSTEIALLNDDFRKIEKRIQNLQDYAQVELKRAREAIDARLKDIVSKKMEQFCIETGIVCLGEKEAVLYCSDCTDFTSDFIGFLER; encoded by the coding sequence TTGCGTGAAGCTACTCGTTGTGTTTTAGAAGCTAATTCTTTTTTGAAAAATAGCTTGAAGCCGGTACTCTATCTCATCATCGCATGGTTGCTTGGTATGTCGACGTATGGACAGACCGGGCAAGGCTACATCGATTACGATAAAGTGGTGCGGACACTTCCTGAATACGAGGCAGGACAAAAGAAGCTTGAGTTGCGAAGTAAAATATTAGAAGATTCAATCAAGCCATTAATAGTTCACTATTTTGACTCCACACAACATGAAGTGGAGCGCATAGTAAACATACATCGCAAGATGGATTCGACGGAAATAGCACTTCTTAACGATGACTTTAGAAAAATAGAAAAGCGAATTCAAAATTTGCAGGACTACGCCCAAGTTGAACTAAAAAGAGCGCGAGAGGCGATTGATGCCCGTCTAAAAGACATCGTAAGCAAGAAGATGGAGCAGTTCTGTATTGAAACCGGCATTGTGTGTTTAGGAGAAAAAGAAGCCGTTTTGTATTGTTCGGATTGTACGGACTTTACAAGTGATTTTATAGGATTTTTAGAACGATAA
- a CDS encoding SDR family NAD(P)-dependent oxidoreductase, which yields MNYYFITGTSSGLGKALAEALLEDANNTVIGVSRRQTIDHDRYAHVTLDLGNLSEVQAELPGLFFRVKDAERLVLINNAGTLGQVGYVGSLDNAALMQAFHVNITSVALLTNEFIRRYGHVDAPKTVINISSGAGQKPTDGWSAYCATKAALDMFSRVIDEEVQRSRMNLRIFSVAPGIVDTEMQSELRDTAPEGFSRHAQFVAYKSEGQLVSPEAVAQKYLYLLAHEDQFEDVVLSVRNF from the coding sequence ATGAACTATTATTTCATCACCGGCACCAGCAGCGGCCTGGGCAAAGCGCTGGCCGAAGCCCTTCTGGAAGATGCCAACAACACCGTCATCGGCGTCTCGCGGCGGCAGACCATCGACCACGACCGCTACGCGCACGTCACGCTCGACCTCGGCAACCTTAGTGAGGTGCAGGCCGAACTGCCAGGGCTGTTTTTCCGGGTGAAGGACGCCGAACGCCTCGTGCTGATCAACAACGCCGGTACGCTGGGGCAGGTCGGCTACGTCGGCTCGCTCGACAATGCCGCGCTGATGCAGGCTTTTCACGTCAACATCACCTCCGTTGCCCTCCTGACCAACGAGTTCATCCGGCGCTACGGTCATGTGGATGCGCCCAAAACCGTCATCAACATCAGCTCCGGCGCAGGCCAAAAGCCGACCGACGGCTGGTCGGCCTACTGCGCCACCAAAGCGGCCCTCGACATGTTTTCGCGGGTGATCGACGAGGAAGTGCAGCGCAGCCGGATGAACCTGCGGATCTTTTCCGTCGCGCCGGGCATCGTCGATACAGAGATGCAATCCGAACTCCGCGACACCGCGCCGGAAGGCTTCAGCCGCCACGCCCAGTTCGTCGCCTACAAATCGGAGGGGCAACTCGTCTCACCCGAAGCCGTCGCTCAGAAGTACCTCTACCTCCTGGCACACGAAGATCAATTTGAGGACGTGGTGCTATCGGTACGGAATTTTTAG
- a CDS encoding ferritin-like domain-containing protein, which produces MATTLREEVVKTINNLIEVNEEGKEGYELAARNVDHMEYQSLFQRYAQQRAEFAGSLRSQLASMGGEDKHNLVTDAAAALHRGWMNLKSVVAAGDSEAILNECVRGDKAAVEAYESALKEANLPAEISTLLRSQYNAISEAYHDVKSKAKLED; this is translated from the coding sequence ATGGCTACTACCCTAAGAGAAGAAGTCGTCAAGACCATAAATAACCTGATTGAAGTAAACGAAGAAGGCAAAGAAGGCTACGAGCTGGCCGCCCGCAACGTCGACCACATGGAATACCAGTCGTTGTTTCAGCGGTATGCGCAGCAACGCGCCGAATTTGCCGGATCGCTCCGGAGCCAACTGGCTTCCATGGGCGGCGAAGACAAGCATAACCTGGTGACCGATGCCGCAGCAGCGTTGCACCGCGGTTGGATGAACCTGAAATCCGTGGTGGCCGCCGGCGACAGCGAAGCCATTCTGAACGAATGCGTGCGCGGCGATAAGGCGGCCGTCGAGGCGTACGAAAGTGCCCTCAAAGAGGCCAACCTGCCGGCAGAAATTTCTACCCTGTTGCGCAGCCAGTACAACGCCATTTCGGAAGCCTATCACGACGTAAAGTCCAAGGCGAAACTGGAAGACTAA
- a CDS encoding SMI1/KNR4 family protein yields the protein MKNGSASEVERLLQEFEAMLRLKNPGVVPCLHPGLSDETIQRKTAALPFELPNELKALYQWHNGSSDLREVLEIDEEMAPDFFYAGQLFHSIELSLRYYKSKSHYGQQNYEHSLWTPFLFPITDDGAGWQLVVDCEPDSADTGKIYFFNGIEWGKVQTDEYPFESALMYRNLAAMLKTVLACFEENAYFFAYDENGEFGMQWDDEKETQIGRRMNPDCAYW from the coding sequence ATGAAGAATGGAAGCGCTTCAGAAGTAGAAAGGCTTCTACAAGAATTCGAGGCAATGCTGCGGCTCAAAAATCCGGGCGTAGTGCCGTGTCTACATCCTGGACTGTCTGACGAAACGATTCAACGCAAAACTGCTGCCTTGCCTTTTGAACTACCAAACGAACTGAAGGCGCTGTATCAGTGGCACAATGGGTCGAGCGATCTTCGTGAAGTGTTGGAGATAGACGAAGAAATGGCGCCCGACTTTTTTTATGCTGGGCAACTTTTCCATTCGATTGAACTATCACTTCGTTATTATAAGTCAAAAAGTCACTACGGCCAACAGAACTATGAGCACAGCCTGTGGACACCCTTTTTGTTTCCAATCACCGACGATGGAGCTGGGTGGCAGCTGGTGGTCGATTGCGAACCAGATTCGGCGGATACCGGGAAGATTTATTTTTTTAACGGGATAGAGTGGGGAAAAGTACAAACCGATGAATACCCTTTTGAGTCTGCACTCATGTACAGAAATCTGGCCGCTATGCTCAAGACCGTGCTGGCCTGTTTTGAGGAGAACGCTTATTTTTTTGCCTACGATGAAAACGGAGAATTCGGCATGCAATGGGATGACGAAAAAGAGACACAAATCGGTCGAAGAATGAATCCAGATTGTGCCTACTGGTAG
- a CDS encoding DUF4403 family protein, giving the protein MKQSFPFSLLWLMLALLASCKTLSPERPEEFYLDLDYQPPLSVLSAPVEIPIPELQRKLNDQIQGDVYVDDDLDDDNLMLRVSRRNPIRVATSDAATEEAFRVTIPLHVWAKGGVSLKRFGLDLSKYEETEFDLNVKYDVRVQIDEQWQLRTQTTAQGFDWVKKPVLDLGGIRIEVAPFVEGVLKRQQRDIAKQIDQQVGQQVNLRPQAEQAWAAVQKPVLLSEAFDTWLRIHPTQALVSPLHVNEQVVQGQIGFRGYAETFTGKKPESTNEPLPALQTTDSVPTDFEIGLLGQISYAKAEELLRQEVEQQTFTSGSRAVRITHLNLYGSGENLVGALQLAGDVEGKVYLQGKPRYDPTTESIIIDDLDFSLDTRNQLAKAAAWLGRGQFLRELQEAFQFPIGAQIDTTRQQLQQLLDDHEPYPNMRINGELSQFQPGKIFITREGIKALVVARGRARLDIKGL; this is encoded by the coding sequence GTGAAGCAATCATTTCCCTTTTCTCTCCTGTGGCTGATGCTGGCGCTGTTGGCATCGTGCAAAACCCTTTCGCCCGAACGACCCGAGGAATTTTACCTCGACCTCGACTACCAGCCGCCGCTGTCGGTGTTGAGTGCGCCGGTCGAAATCCCGATTCCTGAGTTGCAACGCAAGCTGAACGACCAGATTCAGGGCGACGTGTACGTGGACGACGACCTCGACGACGATAACCTGATGCTGCGCGTCTCGCGGCGTAACCCGATCCGCGTCGCGACGTCGGATGCCGCCACGGAAGAGGCATTTCGGGTGACCATCCCGCTGCACGTCTGGGCTAAGGGCGGGGTGAGTCTCAAGCGGTTTGGCCTGGATCTGTCGAAATACGAAGAGACGGAATTTGACCTGAACGTGAAGTACGACGTGCGCGTGCAGATCGACGAGCAGTGGCAGTTACGAACGCAAACTACCGCGCAGGGCTTCGACTGGGTGAAGAAACCGGTACTGGACCTGGGGGGCATTCGGATCGAGGTGGCACCGTTTGTGGAAGGCGTCCTGAAACGCCAACAGCGCGACATCGCGAAGCAGATCGATCAACAGGTGGGGCAACAGGTCAATCTTCGCCCACAGGCCGAACAGGCGTGGGCCGCGGTGCAAAAGCCGGTGCTGCTGTCCGAGGCGTTCGATACGTGGCTGCGCATCCACCCGACCCAGGCCTTGGTGTCGCCGCTGCACGTGAACGAGCAGGTCGTGCAGGGGCAAATTGGGTTTCGGGGCTATGCCGAGACGTTTACCGGAAAGAAACCCGAATCCACCAATGAACCGTTGCCCGCGTTGCAAACCACCGACAGTGTGCCGACCGATTTTGAGATCGGATTACTGGGGCAGATTTCGTACGCAAAAGCCGAAGAATTGCTGCGGCAGGAAGTGGAGCAGCAGACCTTCACGAGCGGCAGCCGCGCGGTACGCATCACGCACCTGAACTTGTACGGCAGCGGCGAGAATCTGGTGGGCGCGCTGCAACTGGCGGGCGATGTGGAAGGCAAAGTCTACCTGCAAGGAAAACCGCGCTATGACCCCACGACCGAGTCGATCATCATCGACGACCTGGATTTTAGCCTCGACACCCGCAACCAGTTGGCCAAAGCGGCGGCGTGGCTGGGCCGGGGCCAGTTTCTGCGCGAGTTGCAGGAGGCGTTTCAGTTTCCGATCGGCGCGCAGATCGACACCACCCGACAGCAGTTGCAACAGTTGCTCGACGATCATGAGCCGTACCCCAACATGCGCATCAACGGCGAGCTGAGTCAGTTTCAACCCGGCAAAATCTTCATCACCCGCGAAGGCATCAAGGCCCTCGTCGTGGCCCGGGGCCGGGCGCGCCTCGACATCAAAGGGCTATAA
- a CDS encoding SDR family oxidoreductase — MAKDIPVQQQEKQPGLQHKMHPEPEVIRQGYKGADKLKGKVALITGGDSGIGRSVAVHFAREGADVAIVYHPREEEDAQETKKQVAAEGRECLIISGDLRESDFCQAVVKQTLEHYGKLNVLVNNAAVQYPQESLEDITDEQLEKTFETNIFAYFRVTRAALEHLREGDSIVNTTSVTAYRGSPGLLDYSSTKGAIVAFTRSLSSKLAEKNIRVNAVAPGPIWTPLIPSTFPEEKVDKFGENVPMKRPGQPSEVAPAYVFLACDDASYITGQVIHPNGGEIVNT; from the coding sequence ATGGCTAAAGATATTCCCGTGCAGCAGCAGGAAAAGCAGCCGGGCCTGCAGCACAAAATGCATCCGGAGCCGGAAGTGATCCGCCAGGGCTACAAAGGAGCCGACAAACTGAAAGGAAAAGTAGCGTTGATCACCGGGGGCGACAGCGGCATTGGCCGCTCGGTGGCGGTGCATTTCGCCCGCGAAGGGGCCGACGTGGCCATTGTCTACCATCCGCGCGAAGAAGAAGATGCACAGGAAACCAAAAAGCAGGTGGCAGCCGAAGGGCGCGAGTGCCTGATCATTTCCGGCGATCTGCGCGAGTCCGACTTCTGTCAGGCGGTGGTAAAACAGACGCTGGAGCACTACGGCAAGCTGAACGTGCTGGTGAACAACGCGGCCGTGCAGTATCCGCAGGAGTCGCTGGAAGACATTACGGACGAGCAACTGGAGAAGACGTTCGAAACCAACATTTTTGCTTATTTCCGCGTGACCCGCGCCGCGCTGGAACACCTGCGCGAAGGCGACAGCATCGTCAACACCACGTCGGTGACGGCCTACCGGGGCAGCCCGGGTCTGCTCGACTACTCTTCGACCAAAGGCGCCATTGTCGCGTTTACCCGTTCGCTGTCGAGCAAACTGGCCGAGAAAAACATTCGGGTGAACGCCGTAGCCCCCGGGCCGATCTGGACCCCGCTGATTCCGTCGACGTTTCCGGAAGAGAAGGTCGACAAGTTTGGCGAAAACGTGCCGATGAAGCGCCCCGGCCAGCCCAGCGAGGTGGCCCCGGCCTATGTATTTCTGGCGTGCGACGACGCCTCGTACATCACCGGGCAGGTGATCCACCCCAACGGTGGGGAGATTGTCAACACCTAA
- a CDS encoding SMI1/KNR4 family protein, with protein sequence MSLLKRFFDNKSSGKSNNLRKIEKRLNCKFPKHFHELLQDINTHEIILELADENYRILYSIFQKSTDSYENVVELSEDISSRRELNNGSIKLPFARNLSGDQFKFLFFEGKAGEECEARVFFSDIDSRIGQLEITHVVDLFEGKPEHNALGKVTINCKPQSIQSLVQNFDLPNPISYWKDSFGLYAGESQKKNSPKLTIESYATNYKFKAPQQNIAKFEIQASMGVKEAMFYTSAAYQIDNSQLQVSLLYPQEYRIFYFKLLCIVDTLLRSMQAITNQSLMTEEDFIGLINLDYLIQVANQSFRGVNYWEE encoded by the coding sequence ATGTCATTACTGAAACGTTTCTTCGACAATAAAAGCTCTGGAAAATCAAACAATCTAAGAAAGATTGAGAAACGATTAAACTGCAAATTCCCAAAGCATTTTCATGAATTACTGCAAGATATTAACACCCATGAAATCATTTTGGAACTTGCTGATGAGAATTATAGAATTCTATACTCTATCTTCCAAAAAAGTACAGACTCCTACGAAAATGTAGTTGAGCTCTCAGAAGACATAAGTTCTCGGCGAGAGCTGAATAACGGCAGCATCAAACTGCCCTTTGCCAGAAACCTAAGCGGAGATCAATTTAAATTCCTTTTTTTTGAAGGAAAGGCAGGCGAAGAGTGCGAAGCGCGAGTCTTCTTTTCAGACATCGATTCACGCATAGGGCAACTAGAGATAACCCATGTAGTTGATCTTTTCGAAGGCAAACCAGAGCATAATGCGCTCGGCAAAGTGACGATTAATTGTAAACCTCAATCTATTCAATCGTTGGTCCAAAACTTCGATTTACCCAACCCAATTAGTTACTGGAAGGATAGTTTTGGACTCTACGCTGGGGAAAGTCAGAAAAAAAATTCCCCCAAACTTACCATTGAATCGTACGCCACTAATTACAAGTTCAAAGCTCCTCAGCAAAATATTGCAAAGTTTGAGATTCAAGCCTCTATGGGTGTTAAAGAAGCTATGTTTTATACCAGTGCTGCATACCAGATAGACAATTCCCAATTGCAAGTCTCACTTTTATATCCTCAAGAATATAGGATATTTTATTTTAAACTTCTCTGTATTGTTGATACACTACTCAGATCCATGCAAGCCATCACAAATCAAAGTCTCATGACAGAAGAAGATTTTATTGGCTTGATCAACCTTGATTACCTTATCCAGGTTGCCAATCAGTCATTTAGAGGAGTAAATTACTGGGAAGAATAG